In the genome of Bremerella sp. JC817, one region contains:
- the rplL gene encoding 50S ribosomal protein L7/L12 — translation MSEEATATVEVSEEIKGLGDQIAGLTLKQAVELGDYLKDAHGIEAAAGGGVMMAPTGDGGGAAAAVEQTEFDVVMTDFGAQKIGVIKVVRGITGLGLKEAKDMVEGVPSKIKEGVSKEDAEKVKKELEEAGAVVEIK, via the coding sequence ATGTCCGAAGAAGCAACTGCAACCGTTGAAGTGTCCGAAGAAATCAAGGGTTTGGGCGATCAGATCGCTGGTTTGACCCTGAAGCAAGCCGTTGAGCTGGGTGATTACCTGAAGGACGCTCACGGTATCGAAGCCGCCGCTGGTGGTGGTGTCATGATGGCTCCTACCGGCGACGGTGGTGGTGCCGCTGCCGCTGTTGAGCAGACCGAATTCGACGTCGTCATGACTGACTTCGGTGCTCAGAAAATCGGCGTGATCAAGGTTGTTCGTGGCATTACCGGTCTGGGCTTGAAGGAAGCCAAGGACATGGTTGAAGGTGTCCCGAGCAAGATCAAGGAAGGCGTCTCGAAGGAAGATGCCGAGAAGGTCAAGAAGGAACTGGAGGAAGCTGGTGCCGTCGTCGAAATCAAGTAA
- the rplJ gene encoding 50S ribosomal protein L10 yields the protein MSKYLKNLVISDLSKRLEGVNDLLVVDVVGMNADKTFLVRKQLREKGLSLLVVRRTLAAKACEGTSLAPAFESMEGSTAIVWGDGDFVDLAKEIIKLNDDDKFPGFTAKGGVMDGESLTPDTVKAISKWPNRAEQLSLLVGQILGPGRTLGAQIKGPGAKLASQVKQVGENQEG from the coding sequence AGTATCTGAAAAACCTGGTGATCTCCGATCTGTCGAAACGACTGGAAGGGGTGAACGACCTTCTGGTAGTCGACGTGGTGGGGATGAATGCGGACAAGACCTTTCTGGTTCGCAAGCAGCTCCGCGAAAAGGGTCTGAGCCTGTTGGTCGTGCGTCGCACGCTGGCAGCCAAGGCCTGCGAAGGCACGTCTCTCGCTCCGGCCTTCGAATCCATGGAAGGGAGCACGGCGATCGTTTGGGGTGATGGTGACTTCGTCGACCTGGCGAAAGAAATCATCAAGCTGAACGACGACGACAAGTTCCCGGGCTTCACCGCCAAGGGTGGTGTCATGGATGGTGAATCCCTGACGCCCGACACTGTCAAGGCAATCAGCAAATGGCCCAATCGAGCTGAACAGCTCTCGCTTCTGGTGGGTCAGATTCTGGGGCCTGGACGTACCCTGGGTGCCCAGATCAAGGGTCCAGGTGCCAAGTTGGCCTCGCAGGTCAAGCAGGTTGGCGAAAATCAAGAAGGCTAA